The proteins below are encoded in one region of Tachypleus tridentatus isolate NWPU-2018 chromosome 4, ASM421037v1, whole genome shotgun sequence:
- the LOC143249011 gene encoding uncharacterized protein LOC143249011 — MFFLHTLTVNSYEIFINFPHFSAVKSGEQLTILLSTSAVDNVTCGSAVCDRSDSISPFSGESNPVEFPGALVHAAVQQLQGTQDSLRSTPVLFHDTEVWRFIRSEDVSHREQEDDELHQCKEIFSQVVQIIKDICNVANQTLLLQDLHESRMCNQLLVPEASEDIWKQGGFLSSGKVAHMYGHSMLGEDGI, encoded by the exons atgttttttttacatacattaactgtaaactcatatgaaatctttattaattttccacaTTTTTCTGCAGTAAAATCTGGAGAGCAGCTCACAATTTTACTAAGTACTAGTGCAGTTGATAATGTCACCTGTGGCAGTGCTGTTTGTGATAGGTCTGACAGTATCAGTCCCTTCTCTGGTGAATCCAATCCTGTTGAGTTTCCTGGAGCTCTTGTTCATGCAGCTGTACAACAGCTACAGGGAACACAGGATTCCTTACGTTCCACTCCTGTTTTATTCCATGATACTGAAGTCTGGAGGTTTATTAGAAGTGAAGATGTTAG tCACAGAGAACAAGAAGATGATGAGCTTCATCAGTGTAAGGAGATTTTTTCACAAGTTGTACAGATCATTAAAGATATATGCAATGTTGCAAATCAG ACTCTTCTTCTTCAAGACTTGCATGAATCTCGTATGTGTAACCAGTTGCTGGTACCGGAAGCTAGTGAAGACATATGGAAACAAGGAGGTTTCTTATCCTCAGGAAAAGTAGCCCATATGTATGGGCACAGTATGTTAGGAGAAGATGGTATATAG